A window of Salmo trutta chromosome 5, fSalTru1.1, whole genome shotgun sequence contains these coding sequences:
- the LOC115193595 gene encoding hypoxia-inducible factor 1-alpha inhibitor, protein MAAATVVENDPTASEGGAASFSEPEVHSPIWNDSQLRKYPFQTRPIPRLSHTDPRAEMLINNEEPVVLTDTNLVYPALQWDIPYLQENIGNGDFSVYIAENHKFLYYDEKKMANFENFVPKSRRIDMKFSDFVEKMHKTQEEGGDERVYLQQTLNDTVGRKIVVDFLGFNWNWITKQQSKRNWGQLTSNLLLIGMEGNVTPAHYDEQQNFFAQIKGYKRCILFPPDQFECLYPFPVHHPCDRQSQVDFENPDYERFPNFKNVSGYETVVGPGDVLYIPMYWWHHIESLLSGGVTITVNFWYKGAPTPKRIEYPLRAHQKVAIMRNIEKMLGEALGDPHEVGPLLNMMIKGRYDQGFS, encoded by the exons ATGGCAGCGGCAACAGTGGTCGAGAATGATCCGACGGCGAGCGAAGGCGGTGCCGCATCATTCTCGGAGCCGGAGGTCCACAGCCCTATCTGGAACGACTCTCAACTTCGAAAGTATCCTTTCCAGACCAGACCGATTCCCAGACTCTCTCACACGGATCCTAGAGCTGAGATGCTCATAAACAACGAG GAACCGGTGGTTTTAACAGACACCAATCTAGTGTATCCGGCTCTTCAGTGGGACATCCCCTACCTGCAGGAGAACATTGGAAACGGGGACTTCTCTGTGTACATCGCGGAAAACCACAAATTCCTCTACTATGACGAGAAGAAAATGGCCAACTTTGAGAACTTTGTACCCAAGTCTCGAAGGATAGACATGAAATTCTCTGATTTTGTGGAGAAAATGCATAAAAcgcaggaagagggaggagatgagag GGTGTACCTGCAGCAGACACTGAACGACACAGTGGGCAGAAAGATCGTGGTGGACTTCCTGGGTTTCAACTGGAACTGGATCACCAAGCAGCAGAGCAAGAGAAACTGGGGCCAGCTCACCTCCAACCTGCTGCTCATAGGCATGGAGG GCAACGTGACGCCAGCCCATTACGACGAGCAGCAGAACTTCTTTGCACAAATCAAAGGTTACaagaggtgcatcctgttccctcCCGATCAGTTTGAGTGTCTCTACCCCTTCCCTGTTCACCacccctgtgacagacagagccaG GTTGACTTTGAGAACCCTGACTATGAGAGGTTTCCCAACTTCAAGAATGTGTCGGGCTATGAGACTGTGGTGGGCCCGGGAGATGTTCTTTACATCCCCATGTACTG GTGGCACCACATTGAGTCCCTGTTGAGTGGTGGAGTGACCATCACTGTCAACTTCTGGTACAAG GGTGCGCCCACGCCCAAGAGGATCGAGTACCCACTGAGAGCTCATCAGAAGGTGGCCATCATGAGAAACATAGAGAAGATGCTGGGGGAGGCACTGGGAGACCCACACGAG